Proteins encoded in a region of the Kryptolebias marmoratus isolate JLee-2015 linkage group LG14, ASM164957v2, whole genome shotgun sequence genome:
- the esm1 gene encoding endothelial cell-specific molecule 1 — MHGVKCGAGLFCEFYKDEDDFGDEYGICKDCPYGTYGVECRKPCNCKGGVCDRETGACLTLTFFAKIANKLKTAGPQAGAEVGSGEVSSAQTADRSTAPKRLNPR, encoded by the exons ATGCACGGCGTGAAGTGCGGAGCCGGGCTCTTCTGCGAGTTCTACAAGGACGAGGACGATTTCGGGGACGAATACGGCATTTGCAAAG acTGCCCATATGGAACATACGGGGTCGAGTGCCGCAAGCCATGCAACTGCAAAGGGGGTGTCTGTGACAGGGAGACGGGGGCTTGTCTCACCCTCACATTCTTTGCCAAAATCGCCAACAAGCTGAAGACTGCAGGGCCACAAGCAG GGGCTGAGGTGGGCTCGGGAGAAGTGAGCTCTGCACAGACCGCAGACAGGTCCACTGCTCCAAAGAGGCTCAATCCTCGCTGA